One Bacillus amyloliquefaciens DSM 7 = ATCC 23350 DNA window includes the following coding sequences:
- the sbcD gene encoding exonuclease subunit SbcD produces MRILHTADWHLGKTLEGRSRLSEQAEVLEELNTIVKEENIDAVIMAGDVFDTVNPPALAEQLYYESLSALSDGGKRPVVVIAGNHDNPDRLAAASPLTNERGIHLIGYPRTEPVHIEVPSADELLAVAALAYPSEARLNEVLSDTFEEKLLRDHYDVKIREAFARMCGLCRDDAVKVAASHIYVAGGNQTDSERPIEVGGAYTVAAESLPADAAYVALGHLHRPQTIKRAKTAARYSGSPLAYSFSEAGYAKSVTVVEAKPGGEAKWEEIFLSSGKPLVKWKAQGLSEVHGWLDEGRDRNAWIDLDIHLTDQLSLEEIHRLRKAHPGFIHIRPVFEEKETDIDRIEVKNTSIEDRFKKFYEKQTGGGVPDEEMVKLFLELASADDEEDAT; encoded by the coding sequence ATGCGCATTTTACATACAGCTGACTGGCACCTCGGCAAAACGCTTGAAGGCAGAAGCCGGCTGAGTGAACAGGCCGAGGTATTGGAAGAGCTGAATACCATTGTCAAAGAAGAAAACATTGATGCGGTCATTATGGCAGGGGATGTATTTGATACGGTCAATCCGCCTGCGCTCGCTGAACAGCTGTATTACGAAAGTCTTTCCGCGCTTTCTGACGGCGGAAAACGCCCGGTTGTCGTCATTGCTGGGAACCATGACAATCCTGACAGGCTGGCGGCTGCTTCTCCGTTAACAAATGAGCGCGGCATTCATTTAATCGGCTATCCGCGGACAGAACCCGTCCATATTGAGGTGCCGTCGGCGGACGAGCTGTTAGCCGTTGCCGCGCTGGCCTATCCGTCAGAAGCGAGATTAAACGAGGTGCTGTCTGATACGTTTGAGGAAAAGCTTCTTCGCGATCATTACGATGTGAAAATCAGAGAGGCGTTTGCCCGCATGTGCGGTCTGTGCCGGGACGATGCCGTGAAAGTCGCGGCGAGCCACATTTATGTCGCGGGAGGAAATCAGACCGATTCAGAGCGTCCGATTGAAGTCGGGGGCGCTTACACGGTCGCCGCTGAAAGCCTGCCGGCTGATGCGGCTTACGTGGCCCTCGGCCATCTCCACCGTCCGCAAACGATCAAGCGTGCCAAAACGGCTGCCCGCTATTCCGGCTCTCCGCTGGCATACAGCTTTTCAGAAGCCGGTTATGCCAAATCGGTGACGGTGGTAGAAGCGAAGCCGGGCGGAGAAGCGAAGTGGGAAGAGATTTTCCTGTCTTCCGGAAAACCGCTTGTCAAATGGAAAGCGCAGGGGCTGAGCGAGGTTCACGGCTGGCTCGATGAAGGGCGTGACCGGAATGCCTGGATCGATCTTGATATCCATTTGACGGATCAGCTTTCTCTTGAAGAAATCCATCGGCTGAGAAAAGCGCATCCAGGCTTTATCCATATCAGGCCGGTTTTTGAAGAAAAAGAGACAGACATTGACCGGATTGAAGTGAAAAACACATCAATTGAGGACCGGTTTAAGAAATTTTATGAAAAACAAACGGGCGGCGGCGTGCCGGATGAGGAGATGGTCAAGCTGTTTTTAGAGCTTGCGTCAGCGGATGATGAGGAGGATGCGACATGA
- the sbcC gene encoding exonuclease subunit SbcC yields MKPILLTIKGLHSFREEQTIDFDGLSGAGVFGIFGPTGSGKSSILDAMTLALYGKVERAANNTHGILNHAEDQLAVSFTFALQSGHRVSYKVERVFKRTDETKVKTALCRLIEIKEEQTVLADKANEVNKKVEELLGLTIDDFTRAVVLPQGKFAEFLSLKGAERRHMLQRLFNLEQYGDRLVKKLRRRAQEAAAKKNEMLAEQSGLGDAGEDALKLAEQQFHEANERLEAAEKKRVQAKERFENHQEIWNLQTERNEYEVRQEKLEEKRPYITDLTDRLKEAETALALEPYADRYTEAVRRKERAEKEHELAKRKLEAETASFTRQNEAYEAWRIHKAEQEPKLVKEEELYQRLSAIEQKLLEAKKEAEKTKAEHGKKEEEYEAASKQLTAVKDRLTRGQNRQNELKEELKAVQVTADERKKCQTAAQLAAGFQQTQEQIKKERVNLTAQLKNMEKLNGESEALSAKAKSEEEDITRAYQTLQTVYHMVCETERSLKAAAERADKTQTDLRRRSEEARTAALTKELSEKLIEGKPCPVCGSTQHDRSRSAHETYSPDTAVQERLQQVEALLSEAAALSQEVLTAKVALEEQSGRFTEECPFLQNARVPELEAASSISGRPLDEAFSAVRLEWKQMKQDMLSVKEKVTRLISTYQKTVKQAEQLGERIRYEEKEAERLKHSLEELESLSESRLNQYNEACGDIPLNRIDAWQASIDEKDRQAEEFEKRIETSIAFLKEHEDEKERLQEKKHQLERERLELHYASERLQQVIDGYEQELGTAAEETSISAKLDAVRQELQLLKSKEQSLFDALQQAQQSLNDAKGRESGSLMSLRDAESALEKAQNDWYGKSKDTGFAEPDQVKKSLLPKERAEEMKREIDEFLDSSKQLSANIRRVTDKLAGRRVTEEEWTASVSLLEQAEAESGAAKEEKGAQAKAFAVMQKQHKRFKEIEAELKSWQTQIDRLDKLQSVCKGNTFVEFLAEEQLESVARDASARLGALTRQRYAILVDSEGGFVMRDDANGGVKRPVSSLSGGETFLTSLSLALALSAQIQLRGQYPLQFFFLDEGFGTLDQGLLDTVVTALEKLQSDNLSVGVISHVQELRARLPKKLIVHPSEPGGKGTRVTMEIM; encoded by the coding sequence ATGAAGCCGATTCTGTTAACGATAAAAGGGCTCCACAGCTTCAGAGAGGAACAGACCATTGACTTTGACGGACTGTCCGGTGCCGGGGTGTTCGGAATTTTCGGCCCGACGGGAAGCGGAAAGTCGTCGATCCTTGATGCGATGACACTCGCTTTATACGGAAAAGTGGAGCGCGCCGCAAATAATACGCACGGCATTCTGAACCATGCCGAAGATCAGCTCGCCGTCTCTTTTACATTCGCGCTTCAATCCGGCCACAGGGTGTCCTACAAAGTAGAGCGCGTTTTTAAGAGAACGGATGAAACGAAAGTGAAAACCGCCCTTTGCCGCTTGATTGAAATCAAAGAGGAACAAACCGTGCTTGCCGATAAAGCGAATGAAGTGAACAAAAAGGTGGAAGAGCTTCTTGGTCTGACCATTGACGACTTTACAAGAGCCGTCGTGCTCCCGCAAGGAAAGTTTGCCGAGTTTCTGTCACTGAAAGGCGCGGAAAGAAGACATATGCTGCAGCGCCTTTTTAATCTGGAACAGTACGGTGACAGGCTTGTCAAAAAATTGCGGCGGCGGGCGCAGGAAGCGGCCGCGAAAAAAAATGAGATGCTGGCAGAACAATCCGGCCTCGGAGACGCGGGGGAAGACGCGCTGAAGCTGGCTGAACAGCAGTTTCATGAAGCGAATGAACGGCTTGAAGCGGCTGAGAAGAAACGGGTCCAAGCAAAAGAACGTTTTGAGAATCACCAGGAGATTTGGAACTTGCAGACAGAGAGAAACGAATACGAGGTGCGGCAGGAAAAGCTTGAGGAAAAACGCCCGTATATCACGGATTTGACTGACCGTCTTAAAGAAGCGGAAACTGCTCTCGCTCTTGAACCGTATGCAGATCGCTACACGGAAGCCGTCCGCCGGAAGGAGCGCGCCGAGAAGGAGCACGAACTGGCCAAACGGAAATTAGAGGCGGAAACCGCTTCATTTACCCGGCAAAATGAAGCCTATGAAGCGTGGCGGATTCATAAGGCTGAACAAGAGCCGAAGCTTGTCAAGGAAGAAGAGCTGTATCAAAGGCTGTCAGCCATTGAACAAAAGCTGCTTGAAGCAAAAAAAGAAGCGGAAAAAACAAAGGCGGAGCACGGCAAAAAAGAGGAAGAATACGAAGCCGCCTCGAAACAGCTGACCGCAGTGAAAGATCGCCTGACCCGCGGCCAAAACAGGCAGAATGAGCTGAAAGAAGAGCTGAAAGCAGTTCAAGTGACCGCTGATGAACGGAAAAAATGCCAGACCGCCGCACAGCTGGCAGCCGGCTTTCAGCAGACACAGGAACAAATCAAGAAAGAACGGGTCAATCTGACAGCCCAGTTGAAAAACATGGAGAAGCTGAACGGAGAAAGCGAGGCGCTCAGCGCAAAGGCGAAATCGGAAGAAGAGGACATTACGCGCGCTTATCAAACACTTCAAACCGTTTACCATATGGTCTGTGAAACGGAACGTTCACTGAAAGCCGCAGCCGAACGGGCGGACAAAACGCAAACCGACCTGCGCAGGCGCTCAGAGGAAGCGAGAACGGCTGCATTAACAAAAGAATTATCGGAAAAACTAATCGAAGGAAAGCCTTGTCCTGTATGCGGCTCAACGCAGCATGACCGTTCGCGCTCCGCTCATGAAACATATTCGCCCGATACGGCTGTACAGGAACGTTTGCAGCAGGTTGAAGCGCTGCTTTCTGAGGCGGCGGCTCTTTCTCAGGAAGTGCTGACGGCCAAGGTTGCATTAGAAGAGCAGTCGGGGCGTTTTACCGAAGAATGTCCGTTTCTGCAAAACGCCCGGGTCCCGGAGCTGGAAGCCGCTTCTTCTATCAGCGGCCGTCCGCTTGATGAAGCGTTCAGCGCCGTCCGCCTGGAGTGGAAACAAATGAAACAGGATATGCTGTCGGTAAAAGAGAAGGTCACGAGACTGATCAGTACCTATCAAAAGACGGTGAAACAAGCTGAACAGCTGGGCGAACGAATCCGCTATGAGGAAAAAGAAGCAGAGCGCCTCAAACATTCATTAGAAGAGCTCGAATCGCTGTCAGAAAGCCGCTTGAATCAGTACAATGAAGCCTGCGGGGATATTCCGTTAAACCGGATTGACGCCTGGCAGGCTTCGATAGACGAAAAGGACAGGCAGGCAGAGGAATTCGAGAAGCGCATTGAAACAAGCATCGCCTTCCTAAAGGAACATGAAGATGAGAAAGAACGGCTGCAGGAGAAGAAGCATCAGCTTGAACGGGAACGGCTCGAGCTTCACTATGCGTCAGAGCGCCTGCAGCAGGTCATTGACGGATATGAACAAGAGCTCGGAACAGCAGCTGAAGAAACATCCATTTCTGCAAAGCTTGACGCAGTGCGGCAGGAATTACAGCTCTTAAAATCGAAAGAACAGTCGTTATTCGATGCGCTGCAGCAGGCTCAGCAATCACTGAATGACGCAAAAGGCCGGGAATCCGGGAGCCTCATGTCACTGCGGGACGCTGAGTCCGCCCTTGAGAAAGCGCAAAATGACTGGTACGGGAAATCAAAAGACACCGGGTTTGCCGAGCCGGATCAAGTCAAAAAAAGCCTGCTTCCGAAAGAGCGGGCCGAGGAAATGAAAAGAGAAATTGATGAATTTCTGGACAGCTCAAAGCAGCTTTCGGCAAATATCCGCCGTGTCACTGATAAATTAGCCGGCCGCCGGGTAACGGAAGAAGAATGGACAGCATCGGTTTCTCTGCTGGAGCAGGCAGAGGCTGAGTCAGGCGCCGCCAAGGAGGAAAAAGGAGCTCAGGCAAAAGCCTTTGCGGTGATGCAGAAACAGCATAAGCGCTTTAAAGAGATTGAAGCCGAACTGAAAAGCTGGCAGACACAGATTGACAGGCTTGATAAGCTCCAGTCTGTATGTAAAGGCAATACATTCGTCGAATTTTTAGCGGAGGAACAGCTGGAAAGCGTGGCCCGAGACGCCTCTGCACGGCTTGGAGCGCTGACAAGACAGCGGTATGCCATATTAGTCGATTCAGAAGGCGGCTTCGTCATGCGCGATGACGCGAACGGCGGCGTCAAACGCCCCGTATCAAGCCTTTCCGGCGGTGAGACGTTTCTGACATCGCTGTCGCTTGCGCTTGCCTTGTCTGCCCAGATTCAGCTGCGGGGGCAATATCCGCTGCAATTCTTTTTCTTAGATGAAGGATTCGGGACGCTTGACCAAGGGCTTTTAGACACCGTTGTCACAGCGCTGGAAAAGCTGCAATCGGATAATTTGTCCGTCGGGGTGATCAGCCATGTGCAGGAGCTCAGAGCGCGGCTGCCGAAAAAATTAATCGTTCATCCGTCCGAACCGGGCGGAAAAGGCACCCGGGTCACAATGGAGATCATGTAG
- a CDS encoding spore germination protein has product MPAITGPIAINSISGGVVNFGDSFYLSPKSSSKSALGSGAGNTGDFLLLNNVVNATNYIDPDVSDQNVAGNA; this is encoded by the coding sequence ATGCCAGCAATTACCGGACCTATAGCTATCAATTCCATATCGGGCGGAGTCGTAAACTTTGGTGATTCCTTTTACCTTTCTCCAAAAAGCTCTTCTAAATCTGCGCTCGGTTCGGGAGCAGGCAATACCGGAGATTTCCTTTTATTAAACAACGTTGTCAATGCGACAAACTATATAGACCCCGATGTCAGCGATCAGAATGTGGCCGGAAACGCATAA
- a CDS encoding spore germination protein GerPE, whose protein sequence is MLKRISRLRSAKVNSVGIGSVFQAGDTNEINMKVKVLADQRTLAVYRDDEGLFNRKEYQIFRQPAVMPLPETGVQSAFCHENPSIRVRNVKVQGVSSASVLQIGSSSVVLGDSRLKHIRQIASPSSQSPQT, encoded by the coding sequence ATGTTAAAGCGGATTTCACGCCTCAGGAGCGCCAAAGTCAATTCAGTCGGGATTGGGAGTGTTTTTCAAGCAGGCGATACGAATGAAATCAATATGAAGGTCAAAGTTTTGGCCGATCAGCGTACTCTTGCCGTATACAGAGACGATGAAGGCTTGTTTAACAGAAAAGAATACCAGATCTTCCGGCAGCCCGCCGTCATGCCGTTACCGGAAACGGGAGTCCAAAGTGCATTCTGCCATGAAAATCCTTCGATTCGGGTAAGGAATGTGAAAGTCCAAGGGGTATCGTCAGCGTCCGTGCTTCAAATCGGATCGTCATCGGTCGTATTGGGCGATTCACGGCTGAAACATATTAGGCAGATCGCCTCACCGAGCTCACAATCACCGCAGACCTGA